From the genome of Nicotiana sylvestris chromosome 2, ASM39365v2, whole genome shotgun sequence, one region includes:
- the LOC104225343 gene encoding homeobox-leucine zipper protein ATHB-40-like, translating to MIMSSSMNLQVDDQMVLISQYYPGIYTQELPEQGEAKPRRRRKKSKGESSGIMRKRKLSEEQVNLLEQSFGSEHKLDSERKDKLASELGLDPRQVAVWFQNRRARWKSKKLEEEYSKLKTEHDTNIVDKCRLENEILKLKEQLSEAEKEIQRLLMERCDGLNSSNSPTTSSLSMEAANMEPPFLGDFGMEGFDNTFYVPENNYSQGLEWVNLYMPYDM from the exons ATGATAATGAGTAGCAGCATGAATCTTCAGGTGGATGATCAAATGGTACTCATTTCTCAGTACTATCCTGGTATCTACACTCAAGAGTTACCAGAACAAG GAGAGGCGAAACCACGGAGGAGAAGAAAGAAGAGCAAAGGAGAATCAAGTGGGATTATGAGGAAAAGAAAGCTTAGTGAAGAACAAGTGAATCTGCTTGAACAGAGCTTTGGGAGCGAACACAAACTGGACTCTGAGAGGAAAGACAAGCTTGCCTCTGAGCTGGGGCTTGATCCTAGGCAAGTTGCTGTCTGGTTTCAGAACAGAAGGGCTAGATGGAAGAGCAAGAAGTTGGAGGAGGAATACTCTAAGTTGAAGACTGAACATGACACTAACATTGTTGATAAATGCCGTCTTGAAAATGAG ATTTTGAAGCTGAAGGAACAGTTGTCTGAAGCAGAGAAAGAGATACAAAGGCTGCTGATGGAGAGATGTGATGGGCTAAATTCAAGTAATAGCCCAACTACTTCATCACTCTCAATGGAAGCAGCCAATATGGAACCTCCTTTTCTTGGGGATTTTGGAATGGAAGGATTTGATAATACATTTTATGTCCCAGAAAACAATTACTCTCAGGGATTGGAATGGGTTAATTTATACATGCCATATGATATGTGA